A window from Sus scrofa isolate TJ Tabasco breed Duroc chromosome 2, Sscrofa11.1, whole genome shotgun sequence encodes these proteins:
- the HRASLS5 gene encoding Ca(2+)-independent N-acyltransferase, producing the protein MTLGARLGGQLSAPRVPPQLQPHRLDWVSAKIRDTSDATSEPSYELFCPFPPRHPPRLRPRAPAVGRLPRVPRVPRLPRVPLRPPCEQFLSALRPAPWTPRPGAAPTGGTGQARRPLRGSPGPASNPPREPRVYGQMTTSLLLDLHLGPSRVVVGVGLPPIGLPRPGLEPSRVVLQVPAGRRVPSKVTVVSFHLSSRRYLLIHFFFPELEESVGSQAWVQLLPKQPQQGPSEQGSSNIQQGEKPVVSLESTPNQKRAEWPSTPKPGSAGRLIKTAAEDKPRPRPGDLIEIFRIGYEHWAIYVEDDCVVHLAPPSEEFEAGSITSIFSNRAVVKYSRLEDVLHGCSWKVNNKLDGMYLPLPVDQIIQRTKQMINKIVQYSLIEGNCEHFVNDLRYGVRRSQQVEHVLMEGAKAAGAVISAVVDSMRPRPALA; encoded by the exons ATGACGCTAGGAGCACGGCTGGGAGGGCAGCTGTCCGCCCCCAGGGTCCcaccccagctgcagccccaCCGGCTGGACTGGGTGTCAGCAAAAATTCGTG ACACATCAGATGCCACCTCTGAGCCATCGTACGAACTGTTCTGTCCCTTTccaccccgccaccccccgcGCCTCCGGCCGCGCGCCCCCGCCGTTGGCCGCCTGCCCCGCGTGCCCCGCGTGCCCCGCCTGCCCCGCGTGCCCCTCCGCCCTCCCTGCGAGCAGTTCCTGTCCGCGCTGCGCCCAGCGCCCTGGACCCCGCGACCTGGGGCCGCGCCAACTGGGGGAACTGGCCAGGCGCGTCGCCCCCTGCGAG GTTCCCCCGGCCCCGCCTCAAACCCGCCTCGAGAACCGCGAGTTTACGGCCAGATGACAACCAGCCTACTCCTGGACCTGCACCTGGGCCCCAGTCGGGTCGTCGTAGGAGTGGGGCTCCCTCCCATTGGGCTCCCACGTCCAGGCCTGGAACCCTCCAGGGTCGTTCTGCAGGTCCCAGCCGGCCGTCGGGTCCCCAGCAAGGTCACCGTGGTGTCTTTCCACCTATCTTCTCGTAGATATTTGCTCATT catttctttttccctgaatTAGAAGAATCTGTGGGGTCTCAAGCGTGGGTCCAGCTCTTGCCCAAGCAGCCACAGCAGGGCCCATCAGAACAGGGCAGCAGCAACATCCAGCAGGG GGAGAAGCCCGTAGTTAGCTTGGAGTCCACACCCAATCAGAAGAGAGCAGAGTGGCCTTCAACCCCGAAGCCTGGGAGCGCAGGCAGGTTAATAAAGACAGCAGCGGAG GACAAACCCAGACCCAGACCCGGAGACCTCATTGAGATTTTTCGAATTGGCTATGAGCACTGGGCCATCTATGTGGAAGACGACTGTGTGGTCCACCTGGCTCCCCCAA GTGAGGAATTTGAGGCTGGCAGCATCACCTCCATCTTCAGCAACCGGGCGGTGGTGAAATACAGCCGTCTGGAGGACGTGCTGCACGGCTGTTCCTGGAAGGTCAACAACAAGCTGGACGGTATGTACCTGCCGCTGCCCGTGGACCAGATCATCCAGAGGACGAAACAGATGATCAACAAGATAGTACAGTACAGTCTGATTGAAGGCAACTGTGAGCACTTTGTCAACGACCTCCGATACGGCGTGCGCAGGAGCCAGCAG GTGGAGCACGTACTGATGGAAGGAGCGAAGGCTGCAGGAGCGGTGATTTCGGCTGTGGTGGACAGCATGAGACCCAGACCCGCATTGGCCTGA